One part of the Augochlora pura isolate Apur16 chromosome 3, APUR_v2.2.1, whole genome shotgun sequence genome encodes these proteins:
- the Snf gene encoding U1 small nuclear ribonucleoprotein A snf isoform X2: protein MAMDIRPNNTIYINNLNEKIKKDELKKSLYAIFSQFGQILDIVALKTLKMRGQAFVIFKEIASATNALRSMQGFPFYDKPMRIQYAKTDSDIIAKMKGTYAERPKKPKRIVPAADEEAKRAKKRAKEQAKHSQQIGYHAGVPQHPGLVNTAVPEQPPNQILFLTNLPDETSEMMLSMLFNQFPGFKEVRLVPNRHDIAFVEFENEVQSGAAKDALQGFKITPSHAMKISFAKK, encoded by the exons A tGGCAATGGATATTAGACCGAATAATACgatctatattaataatttaaatgagaaaataaaaaaggatgAGCTCAAGAAATCCTTGTACGCAATTTTCTCACAATTCGGccaaatattagatattgtagccttaaaaacattaaaaatgcgTGGACAAgcgtttgttatttttaaggaaattgCTAGTGCTACAAATGCATTGAGGTCAATGCAAGGATTCCCATTTTATGATAAACCAATG AGGATACAATATGCAAAAACTGATAGCgatataattgcaaaaatgaaGGGCACATATGCTGAACGACCTAAAAAACCAAAACGTATTGTACCTGCAGCTGACGAAGAAGCTAAACGTGCTAAAAAACGGGCCAAGGAACAGGCTAAACATTCTCAACAAATTGGTTATCATGCTGGTGTACCACAACATCCTGGTTTAGTTAATACAGCTGTACCAGAACAACCACCAAATCAAATTCTGTTTCTCACAAATTTACCAGATGAAACTAGTGAAATGATGTTATCCATGTTGTTTAACCAATTTCCTGGGTTTAAAGAAGTACGTTTGGTACCAAATAGACATGACATTGCATTTGTTGAGTTTGAAAATGAAGTTCAGTCAGGAGCAGCAAAAGATGCACTTCAAGGATTTAAAATCACACCTTCCcatgcaatgaaaatttcttttgcaaAGAAATAA
- the Snf gene encoding U1 small nuclear ribonucleoprotein A snf isoform X1 yields the protein MAMDIRPNNTIYINNLNEKIKKDELKKSLYAIFSQFGQILDIVALKTLKMRGQAFVIFKEIASATNALRSMQGFPFYDKPMRIQYAKTDSDIIAKMKGTYAERPKKPKRIVPAADEEAKRAKKRAKEQAKHSQQIGYHAGVPQHPGLVNTAVPEQPPNQILFLTNLPDETSEMMLSMLFNQFPGFKEVRLVPNRHDIAFVEFENEVQSGAAKDALQGFKITPSHAMKISFAKK from the exons a tGGCAATGGATATTAGACCGAATAATACgatctatattaataatttaaatgagaaaataaaaaaggatgAGCTCAAGAAATCCTTGTACGCAATTTTCTCACAATTCGGccaaatattagatattgtagccttaaaaacattaaaaatgcgTGGACAAgcgtttgttatttttaaggaaattgCTAGTGCTACAAATGCATTGAGGTCAATGCAAGGATTCCCATTTTATGATAAACCAATG AGGATACAATATGCAAAAACTGATAGCgatataattgcaaaaatgaaGGGCACATATGCTGAACGACCTAAAAAACCAAAACGTATTGTACCTGCAGCTGACGAAGAAGCTAAACGTGCTAAAAAACGGGCCAAGGAACAGGCTAAACATTCTCAACAAATTGGTTATCATGCTGGTGTACCACAACATCCTGGTTTAGTTAATACAGCTGTACCAGAACAACCACCAAATCAAATTCTGTTTCTCACAAATTTACCAGATGAAACTAGTGAAATGATGTTATCCATGTTGTTTAACCAATTTCCTGGGTTTAAAGAAGTACGTTTGGTACCAAATAGACATGACATTGCATTTGTTGAGTTTGAAAATGAAGTTCAGTCAGGAGCAGCAAAAGATGCACTTCAAGGATTTAAAATCACACCTTCCcatgcaatgaaaatttcttttgcaaAGAAATAA
- the Snf gene encoding U1 small nuclear ribonucleoprotein A snf isoform X3 translates to MDIRPNNTIYINNLNEKIKKDELKKSLYAIFSQFGQILDIVALKTLKMRGQAFVIFKEIASATNALRSMQGFPFYDKPMRIQYAKTDSDIIAKMKGTYAERPKKPKRIVPAADEEAKRAKKRAKEQAKHSQQIGYHAGVPQHPGLVNTAVPEQPPNQILFLTNLPDETSEMMLSMLFNQFPGFKEVRLVPNRHDIAFVEFENEVQSGAAKDALQGFKITPSHAMKISFAKK, encoded by the exons ATGGATATTAGACCGAATAATACgatctatattaataatttaaatgagaaaataaaaaaggatgAGCTCAAGAAATCCTTGTACGCAATTTTCTCACAATTCGGccaaatattagatattgtagccttaaaaacattaaaaatgcgTGGACAAgcgtttgttatttttaaggaaattgCTAGTGCTACAAATGCATTGAGGTCAATGCAAGGATTCCCATTTTATGATAAACCAATG AGGATACAATATGCAAAAACTGATAGCgatataattgcaaaaatgaaGGGCACATATGCTGAACGACCTAAAAAACCAAAACGTATTGTACCTGCAGCTGACGAAGAAGCTAAACGTGCTAAAAAACGGGCCAAGGAACAGGCTAAACATTCTCAACAAATTGGTTATCATGCTGGTGTACCACAACATCCTGGTTTAGTTAATACAGCTGTACCAGAACAACCACCAAATCAAATTCTGTTTCTCACAAATTTACCAGATGAAACTAGTGAAATGATGTTATCCATGTTGTTTAACCAATTTCCTGGGTTTAAAGAAGTACGTTTGGTACCAAATAGACATGACATTGCATTTGTTGAGTTTGAAAATGAAGTTCAGTCAGGAGCAGCAAAAGATGCACTTCAAGGATTTAAAATCACACCTTCCcatgcaatgaaaatttcttttgcaaAGAAATAA
- the D1 gene encoding D1 chromosomal protein — MSDENSSMVEEQKKKRGRPSKTDKNAVKEPKKRGRPALDKNNAMRAAKSDNEDDASPTPVKKARGRPKGSHKKKQGSPKVPTGRGRGRPKKKEEKPESTGEEEDEQEEEEEEEEEN, encoded by the exons ATGTCAGATGAAAATTCATCTATGGTCGAAGAGCAAAAAAAGAAGAGGGGTAGACCATcgaaaacagataaaaatgcTGTTAAGGAGCcaaaaaagagagggagaccAGCATTAGacaaaaataatgcaatgCGTGCAGCAAAATCTGACAATGAGGATGATGCCTCTCCAACCCCTGTTAAAAAAGCTAGAGGACGGCCAAAGGGTTCTCACAAAAAGAAG CAAGGATCTCCTAAAGTCCCCACAGGAAGGGGTCGTGGTAGgccgaaaaagaaagaggaaaaaccAGAAAGTACTggtgaagaagaagatgagcaagaggaagaggaagaagaagaagaagaaaattga
- the LOC144478722 gene encoding uncharacterized protein LOC144478722 isoform X1: MNDMNVTSITNTVTSLMLLDGVRNYTTTMENNVSDESPEPYSYPTEENGNNQQLWNASNATTSLPNNTIASLETSSPSIYVPTTTEAFDEFGPPEGIEYIFVPLGVVVFVIVLSAVVWVIIISRKRKLERLRHRLMPMYSFDPGEEEEDDWETELLEECYNNHQRRQGYQSMDTEENAELFGNH; the protein is encoded by the exons ATGAACGACATGAATGTAACAAGCATCACAAATACTGTAACATCTTTGATGCTACTTGATGGTGTCAGGAATTATACCACCACTATGGAGAATAATGTTTCTGATGAATCACCTGAACCATATTCGTATCCTACCGAGGAAAATGGCAATAATCAACAACTATGGAATGCTTCTAATGCTACAACATCATTGCCTAATAACACTATAGCTTCTTTGGAAACTTCAAGCCCCAGTATATACGTGCCCACGACAACAGAAGCTTTCGATGAATTTGGCCCACCAGAAGGAATAGAATACATTTTCGTACCACTGGGTGTAGTGGTCTTTGTTATTGTATTATCAGCTGTGGTATGG GTGATAATTAtatcgagaaagagaaaattagaGCGCTTAAGGCACAGACTTATGCCAATGTATAGTTTTGACCCTggtgaagaagaagaagatgactGGGAAACTGAATTATTAGAAGAGTGTTACAATAATCATCAACGGCGT caAGGATACCAGTCAATGGATACAGAAGAAAATGCTGAACTCTTTGGAAATCATTAA
- the LOC144478722 gene encoding uncharacterized protein LOC144478722 isoform X2, whose product MNDMNVTSITNTVTSLMLLDGVRNYTTTMENNVSDESPEPYSYPTEENGNNQQLWNASNATTSLPNNTIASLETSSPSIYVPTTTEAFDEFGPPEGIEYIFVPLGVVVFVIVLSAVVIIISRKRKLERLRHRLMPMYSFDPGEEEEDDWETELLEECYNNHQRRQGYQSMDTEENAELFGNH is encoded by the exons ATGAACGACATGAATGTAACAAGCATCACAAATACTGTAACATCTTTGATGCTACTTGATGGTGTCAGGAATTATACCACCACTATGGAGAATAATGTTTCTGATGAATCACCTGAACCATATTCGTATCCTACCGAGGAAAATGGCAATAATCAACAACTATGGAATGCTTCTAATGCTACAACATCATTGCCTAATAACACTATAGCTTCTTTGGAAACTTCAAGCCCCAGTATATACGTGCCCACGACAACAGAAGCTTTCGATGAATTTGGCCCACCAGAAGGAATAGAATACATTTTCGTACCACTGGGTGTAGTGGTCTTTGTTATTGTATTATCAGCTGTG GTGATAATTAtatcgagaaagagaaaattagaGCGCTTAAGGCACAGACTTATGCCAATGTATAGTTTTGACCCTggtgaagaagaagaagatgactGGGAAACTGAATTATTAGAAGAGTGTTACAATAATCATCAACGGCGT caAGGATACCAGTCAATGGATACAGAAGAAAATGCTGAACTCTTTGGAAATCATTAA
- the Adipor gene encoding adiponectin receptor isoform X1 produces the protein MICRVLGMLSVSSIGSNQSNFVLYGTVIVLNLKLSQVYNMSQYEDAIIEDKGNHDISATDSGIRHRIPWSDRVSLNSEVPGLHEVKELLDDDDASCLAEEEDGVGCPLPSTPEDDHLLDCEMTEVLKAGVLSDEIDLGALAHNAAEQAEEFVRKVWEASWKQCHFRNLPRWLQDNDFLHAGHRPPLPSFYACFKSIFRIHTETGNIWTHLLGCVAFIGIAIFFITQPPIEIQLEEKLVFGTFFAGAIMCLGMSFAFHTVHCHSECVGKLFSKLDYCGIAMLIMGSFVPWLYYGFYCDYQPKMIYLSVVVILGVTSIVVSLWERFGEPNYRPLRAGVFMGFGLSGVIPAVHYAIAEGWFKAISQASLGWLILMGCLYILGALFYALRVPERFFPGKFDIWFQSHQIFHVLVIAAAFVHYHGITEMAMHRMTIGDCRNPSQVIAF, from the exons ATGATTTGTCGTGTGCTGGGTATGTTAAGTGTGTCTTCTATTGGCTCTAATCAATCGAACTTCGTACTTTACGGAACTGTTATCGTATT aaactTGAAGCTTTCGCAAGTCTATAATATGTCGCAATACGAGGATGCCATTATTGAAGACAAAGGAAACCATGACATTAGTGCAACGGACTCGGGGATTCGTCATAGAATTCCATGGAGTGATCGTGTGTCATTAAATAGTGAAGTACCAGGGTTGCACGaagttaaagaattattagatGATGATGATGCGAGCTGTttagcagaagaagaagatggaGTTGGTTGTCCATTACCATCAACTCCCGAAGATGATCATCTTCTGGATTGTGAG ATGACAGAGGTTCTCAAAGCTGGTGTATTGAGTGATGAAATTGATCTTGGTGCATTAGCACACAATGCTGCTGAGCAAGCAGAAGAATTTGTTCGTAAG gtATGGGAAGCATCATGGAAACAATGTCACTTCAGAAATCTTCCAAGATGGTTACAAGATAATGATTTCTTACATGCTGGTCATAGACCACCTTTACCATCATTTTATGCCTgttttaaaagtatatttcgTATTCATACAGAAACTGGAAACATTTGGACTCATTTACttg GATGTGTGGCATTCATTGGCatagcaatatttttcataacacAACCTCCTATAGAAATACAATTGGAAGAGAAATTGGTATTTGGTACCTTCTTTGCTGGTGCTATAATGTGTTTGGGAATGTCGTTTGCTTTTCACACGGTACACTGCCACAGTGAATGTGTTGGAAAGttgttttcaaaattagatTATTGTGGAATAGCTATGTTAATTATGGGTAGTTTTGTACCATGGCTTTACTATGGGTTTTACTGTGATTATCAAccgaaaatgatttatttgtcAGTGGTTGTAATACTTGGTGTAACGAGTATAGTTGTGTCGCTCTGGGAACGATTCGGTGAACCAAATTATAGGCCGTTAAGAGCAGGAGTTTTTATGGGATTTGGTCTTAGTGGG GTAATACCAGCAGTTCATTATGCTATTGCAGAAGGCTGGTTTAAAGCAATTAGTCAAGCATCTCTTGGTTGGTTAATATTAATGGGATGTCTATATATCTTAGGAGCATTGTTCTATGCATTAAGGGTACCTGAACGATTTTTCCCAGGCAAATTTGATATTTGG TTTCAGAGTCATCAAATATTCCATGTGCTGGTAATCGCAGCTGCTTTCGTTCACTATCATGGAATAACTGAGATGGCTATGCATAGAATGACAATAGGAGACTGTAGAAATCCATCGCAGGTGATAGCTTTTTAA
- the Adipor gene encoding adiponectin receptor isoform X2 yields MNSICQRIINLKLSQVYNMSQYEDAIIEDKGNHDISATDSGIRHRIPWSDRVSLNSEVPGLHEVKELLDDDDASCLAEEEDGVGCPLPSTPEDDHLLDCEMTEVLKAGVLSDEIDLGALAHNAAEQAEEFVRKVWEASWKQCHFRNLPRWLQDNDFLHAGHRPPLPSFYACFKSIFRIHTETGNIWTHLLGCVAFIGIAIFFITQPPIEIQLEEKLVFGTFFAGAIMCLGMSFAFHTVHCHSECVGKLFSKLDYCGIAMLIMGSFVPWLYYGFYCDYQPKMIYLSVVVILGVTSIVVSLWERFGEPNYRPLRAGVFMGFGLSGVIPAVHYAIAEGWFKAISQASLGWLILMGCLYILGALFYALRVPERFFPGKFDIWFQSHQIFHVLVIAAAFVHYHGITEMAMHRMTIGDCRNPSQVIAF; encoded by the exons ATGAATTCCATCTGTCAAAGAATCAT aaactTGAAGCTTTCGCAAGTCTATAATATGTCGCAATACGAGGATGCCATTATTGAAGACAAAGGAAACCATGACATTAGTGCAACGGACTCGGGGATTCGTCATAGAATTCCATGGAGTGATCGTGTGTCATTAAATAGTGAAGTACCAGGGTTGCACGaagttaaagaattattagatGATGATGATGCGAGCTGTttagcagaagaagaagatggaGTTGGTTGTCCATTACCATCAACTCCCGAAGATGATCATCTTCTGGATTGTGAG ATGACAGAGGTTCTCAAAGCTGGTGTATTGAGTGATGAAATTGATCTTGGTGCATTAGCACACAATGCTGCTGAGCAAGCAGAAGAATTTGTTCGTAAG gtATGGGAAGCATCATGGAAACAATGTCACTTCAGAAATCTTCCAAGATGGTTACAAGATAATGATTTCTTACATGCTGGTCATAGACCACCTTTACCATCATTTTATGCCTgttttaaaagtatatttcgTATTCATACAGAAACTGGAAACATTTGGACTCATTTACttg GATGTGTGGCATTCATTGGCatagcaatatttttcataacacAACCTCCTATAGAAATACAATTGGAAGAGAAATTGGTATTTGGTACCTTCTTTGCTGGTGCTATAATGTGTTTGGGAATGTCGTTTGCTTTTCACACGGTACACTGCCACAGTGAATGTGTTGGAAAGttgttttcaaaattagatTATTGTGGAATAGCTATGTTAATTATGGGTAGTTTTGTACCATGGCTTTACTATGGGTTTTACTGTGATTATCAAccgaaaatgatttatttgtcAGTGGTTGTAATACTTGGTGTAACGAGTATAGTTGTGTCGCTCTGGGAACGATTCGGTGAACCAAATTATAGGCCGTTAAGAGCAGGAGTTTTTATGGGATTTGGTCTTAGTGGG GTAATACCAGCAGTTCATTATGCTATTGCAGAAGGCTGGTTTAAAGCAATTAGTCAAGCATCTCTTGGTTGGTTAATATTAATGGGATGTCTATATATCTTAGGAGCATTGTTCTATGCATTAAGGGTACCTGAACGATTTTTCCCAGGCAAATTTGATATTTGG TTTCAGAGTCATCAAATATTCCATGTGCTGGTAATCGCAGCTGCTTTCGTTCACTATCATGGAATAACTGAGATGGCTATGCATAGAATGACAATAGGAGACTGTAGAAATCCATCGCAGGTGATAGCTTTTTAA
- the Adipor gene encoding adiponectin receptor isoform X3: MSQYEDAIIEDKGNHDISATDSGIRHRIPWSDRVSLNSEVPGLHEVKELLDDDDASCLAEEEDGVGCPLPSTPEDDHLLDCEMTEVLKAGVLSDEIDLGALAHNAAEQAEEFVRKVWEASWKQCHFRNLPRWLQDNDFLHAGHRPPLPSFYACFKSIFRIHTETGNIWTHLLGCVAFIGIAIFFITQPPIEIQLEEKLVFGTFFAGAIMCLGMSFAFHTVHCHSECVGKLFSKLDYCGIAMLIMGSFVPWLYYGFYCDYQPKMIYLSVVVILGVTSIVVSLWERFGEPNYRPLRAGVFMGFGLSGVIPAVHYAIAEGWFKAISQASLGWLILMGCLYILGALFYALRVPERFFPGKFDIWFQSHQIFHVLVIAAAFVHYHGITEMAMHRMTIGDCRNPSQVIAF; this comes from the exons ATGTCGCAATACGAGGATGCCATTATTGAAGACAAAGGAAACCATGACATTAGTGCAACGGACTCGGGGATTCGTCATAGAATTCCATGGAGTGATCGTGTGTCATTAAATAGTGAAGTACCAGGGTTGCACGaagttaaagaattattagatGATGATGATGCGAGCTGTttagcagaagaagaagatggaGTTGGTTGTCCATTACCATCAACTCCCGAAGATGATCATCTTCTGGATTGTGAG ATGACAGAGGTTCTCAAAGCTGGTGTATTGAGTGATGAAATTGATCTTGGTGCATTAGCACACAATGCTGCTGAGCAAGCAGAAGAATTTGTTCGTAAG gtATGGGAAGCATCATGGAAACAATGTCACTTCAGAAATCTTCCAAGATGGTTACAAGATAATGATTTCTTACATGCTGGTCATAGACCACCTTTACCATCATTTTATGCCTgttttaaaagtatatttcgTATTCATACAGAAACTGGAAACATTTGGACTCATTTACttg GATGTGTGGCATTCATTGGCatagcaatatttttcataacacAACCTCCTATAGAAATACAATTGGAAGAGAAATTGGTATTTGGTACCTTCTTTGCTGGTGCTATAATGTGTTTGGGAATGTCGTTTGCTTTTCACACGGTACACTGCCACAGTGAATGTGTTGGAAAGttgttttcaaaattagatTATTGTGGAATAGCTATGTTAATTATGGGTAGTTTTGTACCATGGCTTTACTATGGGTTTTACTGTGATTATCAAccgaaaatgatttatttgtcAGTGGTTGTAATACTTGGTGTAACGAGTATAGTTGTGTCGCTCTGGGAACGATTCGGTGAACCAAATTATAGGCCGTTAAGAGCAGGAGTTTTTATGGGATTTGGTCTTAGTGGG GTAATACCAGCAGTTCATTATGCTATTGCAGAAGGCTGGTTTAAAGCAATTAGTCAAGCATCTCTTGGTTGGTTAATATTAATGGGATGTCTATATATCTTAGGAGCATTGTTCTATGCATTAAGGGTACCTGAACGATTTTTCCCAGGCAAATTTGATATTTGG TTTCAGAGTCATCAAATATTCCATGTGCTGGTAATCGCAGCTGCTTTCGTTCACTATCATGGAATAACTGAGATGGCTATGCATAGAATGACAATAGGAGACTGTAGAAATCCATCGCAGGTGATAGCTTTTTAA
- the Nac gene encoding GDP-fucose transporter nac, whose amino-acid sequence MMTKLNSELVSKFTYIAIVVAAYWVISILTVFINKALLSGDIIHLDAPLFVTWFQCIVSLTICVILKELSKWFPEYVQFPDGNPYCKDSFRKVLPLSLLFTGMIATNNLCLKYVGVAFYYIGRSLTTVFNVIFTYFILGQKTPRNCIACCGFIVLGFWLGVDQENIAGSLSILGTIFGVLGSLTLSLYSIHMKQVLPKLNQEIWLLSYYNNAYSVFIFLPLMVANGEHIAVYNYDKLGSVTFWTAMTIGGFCGFANGYVSALQIKVTSPLTHNISGTAKACTQTVLATYWFNETKSFMWWISNMILLGASAMYARLRQLDLSKEYKDRKGQLLINKV is encoded by the exons atgatgacaaaattaaatagtgaATTAGTATCAAAATTTACATACATTGCAATAGTTGTTGCAGCATATTG GGTAATCTCTATACTAACAGTATTTATAAACAAAGCCCTTTTGTCAGGAGATATTATACACTTGGACGCACCACTTTTTGTAACGTGGTTTCAGTGTATAGTAAGCTTAACTATATGTGTAATTCTTAAAGAATTGTCCAAATGGTTTCCAGAATATGTTCAATTTCCCGATGGAAATCCATATTGCAAAGATTCTTTCAGGaag GTATTACCTTTATCCCTTCTATTCACTGGGATGATTGCAACTAACAATTTATGTCTGAAATATGTTGGtgttgcattttattacataGGACGTTCATTAACAACtgtatttaatgttattttcacCTACTTTATACTTG GTCAAAAGACTCCTAGAAATTGCATAGCATGTTGTGGATTTATTGTTCTTGGTTTCTGGCTGGGTGTAGACCAAGAGAATATCGCAGGTTCCCTATCTATTTTAGGAACAATTTTTGGTGTGCTTGGATCATTAACACTTTCTTTATATTCCATTCATATGAAACAAGTGCTTCCTAAATTAAACCAAGAAATTTGGTTactttcttattataataacgcATACAGCGTTTTTATATTCCTTCCATTAATGGTAGCTAATGGAGAACACATTGCAGtgtataattatgataaactTGGATCTGTAACTTTTTGGACTGCTATGACTATTGGTGGTTTTTGTGGTTTTGCTAATGGTTATGTTTCTGCACTTCAAATAAAAGTGACATCACCTTTAACACACAACATTAGTGGAACTGCTAAAGCTTGTACGCAAACAGTATTGGCAACTTATTGGTTCAATGAAACAAAGTCGTTCATGTGGTGGATAAGTAATATGATTTTGCTTGGTGCTAGTGCAATGTATGCTAGATTAAGACAACTTGATTTAAGTAAAGAATATAAAGACCGGAAGGGgcagttattaattaataaggtATGA